The Camelina sativa cultivar DH55 chromosome 14, Cs, whole genome shotgun sequence genome includes a window with the following:
- the LOC104739689 gene encoding uncharacterized protein LOC104739689 yields MADDTTALSYWLNWRVLLCALILLAPLVLAAILIWRYEGKRRQREGLRELPGTLFQEEAWTTCFKRIHPLFLLAFRVFSFVAMLSILISSVVRDGGGIFYFYTQWTFALVTLYFGYASLLSVYGCCVYHKKAGGNMESYTSIGDAEQGTYRPPLTLDETADTSKSPNTQSEAPVRETAAFWVYIFQILFQTCAGAVILTDIVFWAIIYPFTEGYRLSFLDVCMHSLNAVFLLGDTSLNFLRFPLFRISYFVLWSCIYVAYQWIIHAFKNLWWPYQFLNLSSPYAPLWYLGVAVMHIPCFAVFALIIKLKNYLLQRHNS; encoded by the exons ATGGCTGATGATACCACAGCTTTAAGTTACTGGCTGAATTGGAGGGTTCTCCTCTGTGCATTAATCCTCTTAGCTCCATTAGTTTTAGCTGCAATTCTGATTTGGAGATATGAAGGCAAGAGAAGACAACGCGAGGGCCTGCGAGAACTACCCGGGACATTGTTCCAAGAAGAAGCTTGGACCACATGTTTTAAGAGAATCCACCCTCTCTTTTTGCTTGCCTTTAGAGTATTCTCATTTGTTGCAATGTTGTCTATACTCATCTCCAGTGTTGTGCGTGATGGAGGTGGCATATTTTACTTCTATACTCA GTGGACATTTGCTCTTGTCACACTCTACTTCGGG TATGCTTCTTTGCTATCTGTCTATGGATGCTGCGTCTACCATAAAAAAGCTGGTGGAAACATGGAGAGTTATACAAGTATAGGTGATGCAGAACAAGGCACTTATAGACCACCACTCACCCTTGATGAGACGGCAGACACTTCAAAATCCCCCAATACGCAGTCAGAAGCACCCGTCAGAGAAACAgctgcgttttgggtttacATCTTTCAGATCCTTTTCCAA ACTTGTGCAGGTGCTGTTATTCTAACAGATATTGTGTTTTGGGCGATAATCTACCCGTTTACTGAAGGTTATAGGCTGAGTTTT CTTGATGTTTGTATGCATTCTCTCAACGCTGTTTTTCTCCTCGGTGATACAAGTCTCAATTTCTTG CGGTTCCCACTGTTCAGGATCTCTTACTTCGTACTTTGGAGCTGCATTTACGTGGCTTACCAGTGGATAATACATGCCTTCAAGAACTTATG GTGGCCATACCAATTTCTTAATCTGTCTTCACCATACGCACCCTTATG GTACTTGGGAGTGGCAGTGATGCATATACCATGCTTTGCAGTCTTTGCTTTGATCATAAAGCTGAAGAATTACTTGCTGCAGCGTCACAACTCGTGA
- the LOC104739688 gene encoding uncharacterized protein LOC104739688, whose product MCTHRDESQHNLPCLHCQPHTYIRMVQHMIERCILLRMTRDECVKALDHHASILPVVTLTVWRGLQRENKDFFETYGHFVSPRPFLSGHVRRSPRFARKIQ is encoded by the exons ATGTGTACTCATCGTGATGAATCACAACACAACCTCCCTTGTCTCCACTGCCAACCACATACATACATTCGCATG GTTCAACATATGATAGAGAGGTGCATTCTACTCCGTATGACTCGTGATGAATGCGTCAAGGCGTTAGACCACCACGCAAGCATTCTACCAGTCGTTACCCTCACCG TTTGGAGAGGACTTCAAAGAGAAAATAAGGACTTCTTTGAAACGTATGGGCATTTCGTCTCTCCCAGGCCCTTCCTAA GCGGACATGTTCGGAGATCGCCGAGGTTCGCGAGAAAGATACAATGA
- the LOC104739690 gene encoding ABC transporter B family member 10-like, whose translation MQPSGDSATEALAATKKKKERPSVSFLKLFSFADFYDCVLMALGSIGACIHGASVPVFFIFFGKLINIIGLAYLFPREASHKVAKYSLDFVYLSVVILFSSWIEVACWMHTGERQAAKMRKAYLRSMLSQDISLFDTESSTGEVISAITSDILVVQDAISEKVGNFLHYISRFIAGFVIGFTSVWQISLVTLAIVPLIALAGGIYAFVGTGLIARVRKSYVKANEIAEEVIGNVRTVQAFTGEEKAVSSYLGALKNTYTYGRKAGLAKGLGLGSMHCVLFLSWALLIWFTSIIVHKRIANGGESFTTMLNVVIAGLSLGQAAPDISTFIRARAAAYPIIQMIDRNTEVKTGRKLGEVVGDIHLKDVTFTYPSRPDVVIFDKLNLVIPAGKVVALVGGSGSGKSTLISLIERFYEPTQGAVMLDGNDIRYLDLKWLRGHIGLVNQEHALFATTIRENIMYGKEDATTEDITHAAKLTEAISFINNLPEGFETQVGERGIQLSGGQKQRITISRAIVKNPSILLLDEATSALDAESEKSVQEALDRVMVGRTTIVVAHRLSTVRNADIIAVVGGGKIIESGSHNELISNPDGAYSSLLRIQEAANPNLNHTQSLPISTTPSPELPITKTDHFSIHQHVKQPDTSRHAKVTLGRLYSMIRPDWKYGICGTLGSFVAGALMPLFALGISEALVSYYMDWDTTQHEVKRISILFCCASVITVISHAIEHTSFGIMGERLTLRVRQKMFSAILRNEIGWFDKVDNTSSMLASRLESDAALLKTIVVDRSTILLENLGLVVTSFIISFILNWRLTLVVLATYPLIISGHISEKLFMQGYGGNLSKAYLKANMLAGESISNIRTVAAFCAEEKVLDLYSKELLEPSKRSFRRGQMAGILYGVSQFFIFSSYGLALWYGSILMGKGLSTFESVIKTFMVLIVTALVMGEVLALAPDLLKGNQMVASVFELLDRRTKVVGDTGEELSNVEGKIELKDVHFSYPSRPDVTIFSDFNLKVRSGKSMALVGQSGSGKSSVLSLILRFYDPTAGIIMIDGQDIKKLKLNSMRRHIGLVQQEPALFATSIYENILYGKEGASESEVMEAAKLANAHSFISSLPEGYSTKVGERGIQMSGGQRQRIAIARAVLKNPEILLLDEATSALDVESERVVQQALDQLMKNRTTVVVAHRLSTIKNSDMISVIQEGKIIQQGSHSSLVKDKNGPYSKLISLQRSAAK comes from the exons ATGCAGCCGTCTGGCGATTCAGCAACAGAAGCCTTGGCAgcgaccaagaagaagaaggagcggCCAAGTGTGTCATTTCTTAAGCTCTTCTCCTTTGCTGATTTCTACGATTGCGTTCTGATGGCTCTTGGATCCATTGGTGCTTGCATTCACGGAGCCTCCGTTCcagttttcttcatcttcttcggcAAACTCATCAACATCATCGGTCTAGCTTATCTCTTCCCGCGAGAAGCTTCTCACAAAGTCGCCAAG TACTCGTTGGATTTTGTATATCTAAGTGTGGTGATACTCTTCTCATCATGGATAg AGGTTGCATGCTGGATGCACACGGGAGAGAGACAAGCGGCGAAGATGAGAAAAGCTTATTTGCGGTCAATGTTAAGTCAAGACATAAGCTTGTTCGACACCGAATCTTCCACCGGAGAAGTTATATCCGCCATCACCTCCGACATCCTCGTCGTCCAAGACGCTATCTCCGAGAAG GTAGGGAATTTCTTGCACTACATAAGCCGGTTCATAGCCGGTTTTGTGATCGGATTTACTAGCGTGTGGCAAATTAGTCTTGTCACTCTCGCTATAGTCCCACTCATCGCTCTCGCTGGCGGAATCTACGCTTTTGTGGGCACTGGACTTATCGCCCGTGTCCGAAAATCATACGTCAAGGCCAACGAAATCGCAGAAGAG GTGATCGGGAATGTGAGGACCGTACAAGCCTTCACGGGAGAAGAAAAGGCGGTGAGTTCATACCTAGGAGCTTTGAAGAACACTTACACTTACGGGAGAAAAGCCGGTTTAGCCAAAGGACTAGGACTTGGTTCGATGCACTGTGTCCTGTTTTTATCTTGGGCTTTGCTCATCTGGTTCACTAGCATCATTGTTCACAAGAGAATCGCTAATGGTGGCGAATCTTTCACGACCATGCTCAACGTTGTCATCGCTGGCTT GTCTCTTGGTCAGGCGGCTCCAGATATTTCCACATTCATACGAGCGAGAGCTGCTGCATATCCGATTATTCAGATGATTGACCGGAACACGGAGGTGAAAACAGGTCGTAAACTCGGGGAAGTAGTCGGAGACATTCATCTTAAGGACGTGACTTTCACTTACCCGTCTCGCCCTGACGTGGTGATCTTTGACAAGCTAAACCTTGTGATCCCTGCGGGAAAAGTAGTGGCTCTTGTCGGTGGAAGCGGGTCCGGGAAAAGCACCTTAATATCGTTAATTGAAAGGTTCTACGAGCCTACCCAAGGGGCGGTGATGCTAGACGGGAACGATATCAGATACTTGGATCTTAAGTGGCTAAGAGGACATATTGGTCTGGTTAATCAAGAGCATGCCCTGTTTGCAACCACGATTCGTGAGAACATTATGTATGGTAAAGAAGATGCCACCACTGAAGATATCACCCATGCCGCAAAGCTCACGGAAGCTATTTCATTCATCAACAACCTCCCGGAAGGATTCGAAACCCAG GTAGGTGAGAGAGGGATTCAGCTATCTGGCGGGCAGAAGCAGAGGATCACGATTTCGAGAGCAATAGTAAAAAATCCGTCGATACTCTTACTTGATGAGGCAACAAGCGCACTAGACGCAGAGTCAGAGAAAAGCGTGCAGGAAGCTTTGGACAGAGTGATGGTTGGGAGGACGACGATCGTGGTGGCTCATAGACTCTCTACCGTAAGAAATGCTGACATCATAGCTGTCGTTGGAGGAGGGAAGATCATCGAGTCTGGAAGCCACAACGAACTCATCTCTAACCCAGATGGAGcttactcttctcttcttcgtatCCAAGAAGCTGCCAACCCTAACTTGAACCACACTCAAAGCTTACCAATCAG taCAACCCCCTCGCCGGAACTACCAATAACAAAGACGGACCATTTCTCCATTCATCAACATGTAAAACAACCGGACACAAGTAGACATGCCAAAGTAACGTTGGGACGTTTATACTCTATGATACGTCCAGACTGGAAGTACGGAATATGTGGCACGTTAGGTTCCTTTGTTGCGGGAGCTCTAATGCCGCTTTTTGCGCTTGGGATCTCAGAGGCTTTAGTATCTTATTACATGGACTGGGACACAACTCAACACGAGGTCAAGAGAATCTCTATCCTCTTCTGTTGTGCCTCCGTCATCACTGTCATCTCACATGCCATTGAGCATACTAGCTTCGGTATTATGGGTGAGCGTCTCACTCTCCGAGTCCGACAGAAGATGTTTTCAG CAATCCTGAGGAATGAAATCGGGTGGTTTGATAAGGTCGATAACACTAGCTCGATGTTGGCCTCGCGGCTTGAAAGTGATGCGGCTTTACTTAAAACCATTGTGGTCGATAGATCGACGATTCTACTAGAGAATTTAGGTCTTGTTGTGACATCTTTCATCATTTCTTTTATACTCAATTGGCGTCTCACTCTTGTTGTCTTGGCCACATACCCCTTGATTATAAGCGGTCATATCAGCGAG AAACTTTTCATGCAAGGGTATGGAGGAAACTTGAGTAAAGCGTATTTAAAGGCTAACATGTTGGCCGGAGAGTCTATTAGCAACATTCGAACCGTGGCAGCCTTTTGTGCCGAGGAGAAGGTTCTAGATCTTTATTCTAAAGAGCTTCTAGAACCTTCCAAACGTTCTTTCAGGCGGGGACAGATGGCCGGTATTTTGTACGGTGTTTCTcagttcttcatcttctcctcctaCGGCCTTGCcctttg GTACGGATCGATTTTGATGGGGAAAGGATTGTCAACTTTCGAATCTGTGATTAAAACATTCATGGTTTTGATCGTAACGGCGTTAGTGATGGGTGAAGTGTTGGCTCTAGCCCCGGATCTTCTTAAAGGAAACCAGATGGTTGCTTCAGTTTTCGAGCTATTGGACAGAAGAACTAAAGTTGTTGGAGATACTGGCGAGGAGCTAAGTAATGTGGAAGGCAAAATTGAGCTCAAAGATGTTCATTTCAGTTATCCTTCACGGCCTGATGTGACTATTTTCAGTGATTTTAACCTAAAAGTTCGTTCTGGCAAAAGCATGGCGCTAGTGGGACAAAGCGGGTCAGGGAAAAGCTCAGTCCTTTCACTCATTCTCAGATTCTACGATCCTACAGCTGGAATAATCATGATTGACG GACAAGACATCAAGAAGCTGAAACTTAATTCAATGCGAAGACACATCGGTCTGGTTCAACAAGAACCTGCTCTTTTTGCGACGTCCATCTATGAGAACATCCTGTACGGTAAAGAAGGAGCTTCTGAATCTGAAGTCATGGAAGCAGCTAAGCTTGCAAACGCTCACAGCTTCATCAGTTCTCTTCCGGAAGGTTACTCAACAAAAGTCGGTGAACGAGGCATTCAGATGTCAGGTGGCCAGCGACAGAGGATCGCTATAGCTAGAGCCGTCCTCAAGAATCCCGAGATTCTGCTCCTTGACGAAGCCACAAGCGCCTTGGACGTTGAATCAGAGCGTGTG GTCCAACAAGCATTGGATCAGTTAATGAAGAACAGGACCACCGTGGTGGTAGCTCACCGGCTATCAACAATCAAGAACTCAGATATGATAAGTGTGATACAAGAAGGTAAGATCATACAGCAAGGCAGCCACAGTAGCCTCGTTAAGGACAAGAATGGTCCTTACTCTAAACTTATCAGTCTTCAGCGATCAGCAGCAAAGTAA
- the LOC104739691 gene encoding ATP-citrate synthase alpha chain protein 1 — translation MARKKIREYDSKRLVKEHFKRLSGKELPIRSVQINETTDLNELVEKEPWLSSEKLVVKPDMLFGKRGKSGLVALKLDFADVATFVKERLGKEVEMSGCKGPITTFIVEPFVPHSEEYYLNVVSDRLGCSISFSECGGIDIEENWDKVKTIVLPTGASLTPEICAPLVATLPLEIKAEIEEFIKVIFTLFQDLDFTFLEMNPFTLVDGSPYPLDMRGELDDTAAFKNFKKWGDIEFPMPFGRVMSPTESFIHGLDEKTSASLKFTVLNPKGRIWTMVAGGGASVIYADTVGDLGYASELGNYAEYSGAPKEDEVLQYARVVIDCATANPDGKTRALVIGGGIANFTDVAATFNGIIRALKEKESKLKAARMHIFVRRGGPNYQKGLAKMRALGDEIGVPIEVYGPEATMTGICKEAIEYITAAA, via the exons ATGGCAAGGAAGAAGATCAGAGAGTACGACTCAAAGAGATTGGTTAAGGAACACTTCAAAAGGCTTTCTGGCAAAGAGCTTCCTATCAGATCCGTTCAG ATTAATGAAACAACTGATCTAAATGAGCTAGTAGAAAAGGAACCTTGGCTCTCGTCCGAGAAGCTGGTGGTGAAACCCGATATGTTGTTTGGAAAGCGTGGGAAGAGTGGTTTGGTTGCCTTGAAATTAGATTTTGCTGATGTTGCCACTTTTGTTAAAGAGCGTTTGGGCAAAGAG GTAGAGATGAGTGGATGCAAAGGACCCATTACAACATTCATAGTTGAACCATTTGTTCCACACAGTGAAGAGTATTATCTTAATGTTGTCTCGGATAGGCTTGGTTGCAGCATAAGCTTTTCAGAGTGTGGAGGGATTGACATTGAGGAGAACTGGGACAAG GTCAAGACAATAGTTCTACCAACGGGTGCTTCCCTCACACCTGAAATATGTGCACCTCTTGTTGCAACTCTTCCCTTAGAG ATCAAGGCTGAAATTGAAGAATTTATCAAAGTCATCTTCACCTTATTCCAAG ATCTTGATTTCACTTTCTTGGAGATGAATCCTTTCACTCTAGTTGATGGAAGTCCTTATCCTCTTGATATGAGGGGTGAGCTTGATGATACTGCCGCCttcaaaaactttaaaaa ATGGGGCGACATTGAATTTCCTATGCCATTTGGAAGGGTAATGAGTCCCACAGAGAGCTTTATCCATGGACTGGATGAGAAG ACAAGTGCGTCTTTGAAGTTTACCGTTCTGAATCCCAAGGGACGTATTTGGACAATGGTAGCTGGTGGAGGAGCAAGTGTCATCTATGCTGATACT gTTGGAGATCTTGGGTATGCATCTGAACTTGGGAACTATGCTGAATACAGTGGAGCACCCAAAGAAGATGAAGTCTTGCAGTATGCCAGGGTCGTTATCGAT TGTGCTACAGCTAACCCGGATGGAAAAACCAGAGCTCTTGTGATTGGAGGCGGAATTGCAAACTTCACTGACGTCGCTGCTACTTTCAATGGCATAATCCGCGCTCTTAAAGAAAAG GAATCAAAGCTGAAAGCAGCAAGGATGCATATATTTGTGAGGAGAGGAGGACCAAATTACCAAAAGGGACTTGCTAAAATGCGAGCCCTTGGAGATGAAATCGGTGTTCCCATTGAGGTTTACGGTCCAGAAGCAACTATGACTGGTATCTGCAAGGAGGCAATCGAGTACATCACAGCAGCAGCCTAA